A portion of the Plasmodium relictum strain SGS1 genome assembly, chromosome: 11 genome contains these proteins:
- a CDS encoding ribonuclease, putative — MKEDNNNISKKLRKRKKRKSRKFSYLSFKKEIANLYEKEKNILMQMQNGNSLPDNKKINNLISIPEDKSLTILNKNEIPNNLKNKTIKENLNCRQGKKKKKKNVLYNSKNNMQEKNLNSLINIFFNERKGISKIGNSNHNVKNKKGSITEYSSVESICKKKKGNSKKSNKENDDLINELLHIIITKDKITKIKKKLLDNCLVNFVSSNMMKYVIRKTKKDIDFNILKTLLVINVDAKNIDYTLISRRKIEMLTNCIFPKEKLRIIKRVLSQIFKTVSIKKNFSEEFKEIIISKSDYISCVKAVSSYLLKSEKKNTNNYKKFKKIYELSVKLLKQEIENIDNIKTIENKKNNSKKEKNDKIIRSLDYIYEEQKGQTNKNSEQEEEKEKEEEEEEEEEEEEEEEEEEEEEEKEEEEEKEEEEEETEKENEEDEEHAEEGGEESDEKEAENNAYNEDEEKEKEGKEKEQEKEYKHIFCNEKQIHINDLLTNLNNYKSTLDAEYSLNNNINNSNILKLVNEEINKRDMQIKSLKTYINLMENDIKLLFENNKIMKKKIEEMEMNIKKNSFQNILEESKKGIFVKQSDIILNIYEKAHLNFSDIKELKDKRDYMSILNVKIDKNPFNFTNNVSFDNINKNSSKSSDMNETDNLKKKLKKLIKLLNLNMFSKNNDGVYINKMKKELNLDCINKEIDKLIYVMKNNKIANEENQKNKILKIKNDSALDKKKKESELTMTKNNKKNSTQVQKIMEQEDKKEQEKSKNKIQKILEKKKKKLEKNPIINNKTYSKNCDDPNFLIYTKQKSEKTFEILKNNKSNKIKNKKDIITNSFSEHVEKHLKNDSNENKNEHKKNSLLSNLNSYMNSIDYKIHKILSLDTIKKKGENNLKGDVSDDSFFKNEKTNKRKNYFQKFMNYCNDSEEDENKKNSNDEEHIKLCNESLSNGNRDDKIKKKLNSNNLKNNLCNKNVLDLKKKVTSEILSNNNKQKKGKSKNKIKSKKKRKNKKKSKGYKKNEENSNLIIHSNKKNKENEDIKSGKRMSYINKQNKRNEKNIENDKHITYINKKNKRNGKDAEKNKLVNHLNKINENVTDSGDSVVYNYNLYNAIDDLNAQFSNVVKNIRIDGSFQKVESIYESDKEKNEKSETVNSSTREDIDNFSFHFKTVKNDYNFIEVLSNDKKREKKKNIYDEYITQEKAIDGIIKKKYIRGILNVRKHDYGFIIYNNKKIHIRSKKDMNRAIDGDSVVVKLKKNIKNEIIGKIVYIEEHHGSDIQYVCIFRDKIKNQKFNFAIPFKKNIPLIKVLNEHIIEYMKKYHIRDISNQLVYIKVFRWNSNETFPEGKIVEILGQNDIFHNMQNAILLNHNLNFNLKDALEDQHIRELKDKNTYANIISQEIKKRIDLTKKCIFTIDPETARDLDDAISISKISRKKIISCNYYIQVIHNLIVHNGEIEENILKKNLSLFVKDDSNFFNILKSNKYVKEMEDIKYDNFMKEKIEEEKKKKIITEKKAFKILTKKCGKQTKTHQNITSDVNNENFEKNKIHDEVKSKNKESSNENNNSIKFMNHIMNDKSIKMNDNSENSNDNNSNSENNGDDFFQISNDYINTESDTDNILDDIYEIKGTHKKRRKISRNEKKQKKKIYTENFYNIFTEDSGYDNYKYRENEEDFFYCKIKSEDGTDNEKKKSNKKKKNEKKKEIKKEKKKIDMLNYASKSDDAFEKGQKKEDSEEENNTYNGDEEEDEEEEEEEEDEEEEEEDEEEEEEDEEEEEEEEDEEEEEEEEEEEENEEENEEEEKQKVEIQKEEIKKEIFNNNNVEKKKIDEEKNKMIKFQKIFLDNSDYECFFKNERKDVKKNKKRKFSDSYEFFFKKEYNKDIGYSVYDNHNLFCEKCKKFITLDDIIKEMKEEKWKKYNLYEVGVHITDVSFFIKENSSLDIDARNRAMTIYLTHTCFPMISKILSEELCSLDPVNNRLCLSIFFYMDSTGKIDHNSFFIKESIINSKVKFTYEEVYLIIRNYTKLKKMVNKLKKKQHEFFNNQKSSNSIFEDIDKNSKGKDSNSNNISSSSKNKKEYIDRKNNIYKKFLNTHFYNNSNNNDSCKYHSAEDLSTILKKKFDEDKKAHSDFNFDKFNHLNEKNNSMNNLGCKEETKYNSNNIILKSANHLINEKILKNSKVKKSIEALIKIFKNLSNSKHNLSNKEIFTIIKNLYDMHKITKKAREIRRKNGSLLFNNDKINFILSDACNPIGIVRKQYTFSNYMIEELMLSANKLIAIRQYFSKYRDISVFRSHSLKNAIELTDIIELLKKHGIHFKVWDLHHILKYLDDNKKNFKHEKKNIFDIVCTYVKKKMIRAEYHTFKYIKDNNMSTYHYALSFLLYTHFTSPIRRYPDILVHRIIKKIICDEDKLNKKICTEQEILKTVETSDIGIIEKICENCNNCKAKSKKAQMDCEIAFFCLYLQKLDYPGYNRGIIMDIYKEKSSIYFKSFSFENNLYHSNHEKHFHKMNKEHIKYVSNYVIYPNITKQEFTLVLYNKNTKKVRLRRVYKRFDYIPLYFIPLNSMPPSYFLAVAFNK, encoded by the exons ATGaaagaagataataataatataagtaaaaaattaagaaaaagaaaaaaaagaaaaagtagaaaattttcttatctttcatttaaaaaagaaatagcaAATTTATatgagaaagaaaaaaatattttaatgcaGATGCAAAATGGGAATTCATTAccagataataaaaaaataaataatttgatAAGTATTCCTGAAGACAAATCATTGACTattcttaataaaaatgaaataccaaataatttaaaaaacaaaacaatTAAAGAAAATCTTAATTGTAGacaaggaaaaaaaaaaaaaaaaaagaatgttTTATacaattcaaaaaataacatGCAAGAGAAAAACTTAAATAgcttaataaatattttctttaatgaACGTAAAGGTATAAGTAAGATAGGTAATAGTAATCAtaatgttaaaaataaaaagggaAGTATTACTGAATATTCTTCTGTAGAAAgtatttgtaaaaaaaaaaaaggaaattcaaaaaaaagtaataaagaaaatgatgatttaataaatgaacTACTACATATTATCATtacaaaagataaaataacaaaaattaaaaaaaaattattagacAATTGCTTAGTAAATTTTGTTAGTTCAAATATGATGAAATATGTTATaagaaaaactaaaaaagaTATTGACTTTAATATTCTAAAAACTCTTTTGGTTATTAATGTCGATGCAAAAAATATAGATTATACTTTGATTTCTAGAAGAAAAATTGAAATGCTGACTAATTGCATATTtccaaaagaaaaattaagaattaTTAAACGTGTTTTATCTCAAATATTTAAAACAGTCtctattaaaaagaatttttcagaagaatttaaagaaataataatatcgAAAAGTGACTATATTTCATGTGTTAAAGCTGTATCATCTTATTTActaaaaagtgaaaaaaaaaatacaaataattataaaaaatttaaaaaaatatatgaattaagTGTGAAACTTTTGAAacaagaaatagaaaatatagataatataaaaactatagaaaataaaaagaataactctaaaaaagagaaaaatgataaaattataagatCCCTTGACTACATTTATGAAGAACAAAAGGGAcaaactaataaaaatagtgaACAAGAAGAggagaaagaaaaagaagaagaggaagaggaagaggaagaagaagaagaagaagaagaagaagaagaagaagaagaggaaaaagaagaggaagaggagaaagaagaggaagaagaagaaactgaaaaagaaaatgaagaagatgaagaacATGCAGAGGAAGGAGGAGAAGAATCGGATGAGAAAGAAGCAGAAAATAATGCATAtaatgaagatgaagaaaaagaaaaagaaggaaAGGAAAAGGAAcaagaaaaagaatataaacaCATATTTTGTAATGAAAAACAAATACATATAAACGATTTATTAACCAATTTGAATAATTACAAAAGTACCTTAGATGCAGaatattcattaaataataatataaacaattcaaatattttaaaattagttaatgaagaaataaataaaagggATATGCAAATAAAAAGCCTAAAaacttatataaatttaatggaaaatgatataaaattattatttgaaaataataaaataatgaaaaaaaaaattgaggAAATGgaaatgaatataaagaaaaatagttTTCAAAACATTCTAGAAGAATCAAAAAAAGGTATATTTGTCAAGCAGAgtgatattattttaaatatttacgAAAAGGCTCACTTAAATTTCAGTGATATTAAGGAATTAAAGGATAAAAGAGATTATATGAGtattttaaatgtaaaaatagataaaaatccttttaattttaccAATAATGTATCttttgataatataaataaaaattcatctAAAAGTTCAGATATGAATGAGACAgataatttgaaaaaaaaattgaaaaagcTTATAAAATTACTGAACTTAAATATGTTTTCAAAAAACAATGATGGagtatatattaataaaatgaaaaaagaattaaatttagattgcataaataaagaaattgaCAAACTTATTTATGtgatgaaaaataataaaattgctaatgaagaaaatcagaaaaataaaattcttaaaattaaaaatgattccgctttagataaaaaaaaaaaagaaagtgaATTAACTATGACTaagaataacaaaaaaaatagcaCTCAAgtacaaaaaataatggaACAAGAAGACAAAAAAGAGcaagaaaaaagtaaaaataaaatacaaaaaattttagaaaaaaaaaaaaaaaaactagaAAAAAACCCTATAATTAATAACAAAacatattcaaaaaattgtGATGATCCAAATTTCTTGATTTACACTAAACAGAAAAGTGAAAAGACTTTTgaaattctaaaaaataataaatctaataagataaaaaacaaaaaagatataattacTAACAGTTTTAGTGAACATGTTGAGaagcatttaaaaaatgattcaaatgagaataaaaatgaacataaaaaaaatagtctTTTGAGTAATTTAAATTCATATATGAATTCTATCGATTacaaaatacataaaattttatcattagatactattaaaaaaaaggggGAAAACAATTTAAAAGGTGATGTTTCTGatgattcattttttaagaatGAAAAGacaaacaaaagaaaaaattattttcaaaagtTTATGAACTATTGCAATGATAGtgaagaagatgaaaataagaaaaattcaAATGATGAGGAACACATCAAATTATGTAATGAATCCCTTAGTAATGGGAACAGagatgataaaataaaaaaaaaattaaattcgaataatttgaaaaataatttgtgtaataaaaatgtattagatttaaaaaaaaaagtaaccAGTGAAATTTtatctaataataataaacagaaaaaagggaaaagtaaaaataaaatcaaaagcaaaaaaaaaagaaagaataaaaaaaaaagtaaaggatataaaaaaaatgaagaaaatagcAATTTGATAATCcattctaataaaaaaaataaggaaaatgaagatataaaaaGTGGCAAGCGTATgtcttatataaataaacaaaacaaGAGGAATGAAAAGAACATAGAAAATGATAAGCATATcacttatataaataaaaaaaataaaagaaatggaAAGGATGCAGAAAAGAATAAACTTGttaatcatttaaataaaataaatgaaaatgtaaCTGACAGTGGTGATAGTGttgtttataattataatttatataatgcCATTGATGATTTAAATGCTCAATTTTCAAATGTTGTAAAGAATATTCGTATTGATGGGAGTTTTCAAAAGGTTGAAAGTATATATGAAagtgataaagaaaaaaatgaaaagagtGAAACAGTAAATTCTTCAACTAGAGAGGATATTGACAATTTTAGTTTTCATTTTAAGACAgtaaaaaatgattataattttattgaaGTTTTatcaaatgataaaaaaagagagaaaaaaaaaaatatatatgatgaATATATAACTCAAGAAAAAGCAATTGAtggaattattaaaaaaaaatatataaga gGAATATTAAACGTTAGAAAACATGATTATggattcattatttataataataaaaaaattcatatcaGATCAAAAAAAGACATGAATAGAGCAATAGATGGTGATTCTGTTGTtgttaaattaaaaaaaaatataaaaaatgaaattattggAAAAATAGTTTATATTGAAGAGCATCATGGTTCTGATATACAGTATGTTTGTATTTTTAGAGACAAGATAAAAAATCAGAAATTTAATTTTGCTAttccttttaaaaaaaacatacctttaataaaagtattaaatGAACATATTATtgaatatatgaaaaaatatcataTAAGAGATATAAGTAATCAATTAGTTTACATTAAAGTGTTTAGATGGAACTCTAACGAAACCTTTCCGGAAGGAAAAATTGTAGAAATATTAGGGCAAAAtgatatttttcataatatgcAAAAtgctattttattaaatcataatttaaatttcaaTTTAAAAGATGCTTTAGAAGATCAGCATATAAGAGAactaaaagataaaaatacttATGCAAATATTATATCacaagaaataaaaaagagaatcgatttaacaaaaaaatgcATTTTTACAATTGATCCAGAAACAGCAAGGGATTTAGATGATGCTATTAGTATTAGTAAGATAAGtagaaagaaaattattagtTGCAATTACTACATTCAAGTTATTCACAATTTAATTGTTCATAATGGAGaaattgaagaaaatattttaaaaaaaaatctttctTTATTTGTAAAAGATGATagcaatttttttaatattttgaaaagtaataaatatGTTAAGGAAATGgaagatataaaatatgataattttatgaaagaaaaaattgaggaagagaaaaaaaaaaaaataataacagaaaaaaaagcatttaaaattttaacaaaaaaatgtgGAAAACAAACTAAAACTCATCAGAACATTACATCTGatgtaaataatgaaaattttgaaaaaaataaaattcatgATGAAGTAAAAAGCAAAAACAAAGAAAGtagtaatgaaaataataattctattAAATTTATGAATCATATTATGAATGATAAatcaataaaaatgaatgatAATAGTGAAAATtctaatgataataatagtaatagtGAGAATAATGGAGAtgatttttttcaaatttctAATGATTATATTAACACAGAATCGGATACAGATAATATATTAGATgatatttatgaaataaaaggAACACATAAAAAAAGACGTAAAATCtcaagaaatgaaaaaaagcaaaaaaagaaaatatacacagaaaatttttataatatttttactgAAGATTCAGGATATGATAATTATAAGTATagagaaaatgaagaagattTTTTCTActgtaaaataaaatcagAAGATGGTAccgataatgaaaaaaagaaaagtaataaaaaaaaaaaaaatgaaaaaaaaaaagaaataaaaaaagaaaaaaaaaaaatagatatgcTTAATTATGCTTCAAAATCGGATGATGCATTTGAAAAGGGGCAGAAGAAGGAAGACAGTGAGGAGgaaaataatacatataatggagatgaagaagaagatgaagaggaagaggaagaggaagaagatgaagaggaagaggaagaagatgaagaggaagaggaagaagatgaagaggaagaggaagaggaagaagatgaagaggaagaggaagaggaagaagaagaagaggaAAATGAAGAGGAAAATGAAGAGGAAGAAAAACAGAAAGTAGAAATacaaaaagaagaaataaaaaaagaaatatttaataacaataatgttgaaaaaaaaaaaatagacgaagaaaagaataaaatgataaaattccagaaaatatttttagataATAGTGATTATGAatgtttttttaagaatGAAAGAAAAGAtgttaaaaagaataaaaaaagaaaattttcagATAgctatgaatttttttttaaaaaagagtATAACAAAGATATAGGTTATAGTGTATATGATaatcataatttattttgtgaaaaatgcaaaaaatttataacgTTAGAtgatattataaaagaaatgaaagaagaaaaatggaaaaagtataatttatatgaagTGGGTGTTCATATAACAGatgtatcattttttattaaagaaaattcttCCTTAGATATTGATGCCCGTAATAGAGCAATGACAATTTATCTAACTCATACATGTTTTCCAATGATTTCTAAAATTTTAAGTGAGGAATTATGTAGCTTAGATCCTGTAAATAATCGTTTAtgtttatctatttttttttacatggATAGTACAGGTAAAATTGATCATAATTCCTTTTTCATTAAAGAAAGCATAATAAACAGCAAAGTAAAATTTACCTATGAAGaagtttatttaattattagaaattacacaaaattaaaaaaaatggtaaataaattaaaaaaaaaacaacatGAATTCTTTAATAATCAGAAAAGTAGCAATTCTATTTTTGAagatatagataaaaattcTAAAGGTAAAGAtagtaatagtaataatattagtagttctagtaaaaataaaaaagaatatattgatagaaaaaataatatttataaaaaattcttaaatacacatttttacaataatagtaataataatgattcaTGCAAATATCATAGTGCCGAGGATTTATCTACCatactgaaaaaaaaatttgatgaAGATAAAAAGGCTCATAGCGAttttaattttgataaatttaatcatttaaatgaaaaaaataattctatgAATAATTTAGGATGTAAAGAGgaaacaaaatataatagtaataatattattttaaaaagtgcaaatcatttaataaatgaaaaaatattaaaaaatagtaaagttaaaaaaagcATAGAagcattaataaaaatatttaaaaatttaagtaattcaaaacataatttatcaaataaagaaatatttactattataaaaaatttatatgatatgcataaaataacaaaaaaagcAAGAGAAATTAGAAGGAAAAATggatctttattatttaacaaTGACAagattaattttatcttatCTGATGCATGTAATCCAATAGGAATAGTCAGAAAACAATATACTTTTTCTAATTATATGATTGAAGAGTTAATGTTAAGTGCTAATAAACTAATAGCTATTCGCCAATATTTTAGTAAATATAGAGACATATCTGTTTTTCGTTCACATAGTTTAAAAAACGCAATAGAACTTACTGATATAATTGAGTTACTAAAAAAGCATGGGATCCATTTCAAAGTTTGGGATTTAcatcatattttaaaatatttagatgataataaaaaaaattttaaacatgagaaaaaaaatatttttgatattGTTTGTacatatgtaaaaaaaaaaatgattagaGCTGAATATCATacctttaaatatataaaagataataatatgaGTACATATCATTATGctctttcctttttattatacaCTCATTTTACTTCACCAATTAGAAGATATCCTGATATTTTAGTTCATcgtattattaaaaaaattatttgtgACGAGGATAaactaaataaaaagatatgCACAGAacaagaaattttaaaaactgTAGAAACATCCGATATT ggaataatagaaaaaatttgtGAAAATTGTAATAATTGCAAAGCAAAATCGAAAAAAGCACAAATGGATTGCGAAATA gcatttttttgtttgtattTGCAAAAACTTGATTATCCAGGATATAATAGAG gAATAATTATGGATATATACAAGGAAAAATCTTCAATTTATTTCAaatctttttcatttgaaaat AATTTATATCATTCTAATCACGAGAAACATTTTCATAAAATGAATAAGGAACACAtt aAATATGTTTCAAATTATGTCATCTACCCAAATATTACAAAACaagaa ttcACACTTGTTCTCTATAATAAGAATACAAAAAAAGTTAGATTACGAAGGGTTTATAAG cgTTTTGATTATATaccattatattttattcccTTAAACTCAATGCCCCCATCTTATTTTTTAGCTGTTGCGTTTAACAAATAA